The following proteins are encoded in a genomic region of Mycobacterium kiyosense:
- the dapF gene encoding diaminopimelate epimerase, translated as MFFAKGHGTQNDFVLLPDVDCRVGLPAAKVAALCDRRRGLGADGVLRVTTAGAAQAAGVLDRLPDGVCPGDWYMDYRNADGSTAQMCGNGVRVFAHYLRASGLETRDEFVVGSLAGPRPVTLHHVDQTNADVTVDMGKANVLGRGEATVGGRRFAGVAVDVGNPHLACVDPQLTATALAALDVAAPVTFDTAQFPEGVNVEVLTAPADGMVTMRVHERGVGETRSCGTGTVAAAVAALASEGAQTGTLTVRVPGGDVVVTVTEATSFLRGPSVLVARGELDDAWWDSPA; from the coding sequence GTGTTCTTCGCCAAGGGTCACGGCACCCAGAACGACTTCGTGCTGCTGCCCGACGTCGATTGCCGGGTGGGGTTGCCCGCCGCCAAGGTCGCCGCGTTGTGCGACCGGCGCCGCGGCCTGGGCGCCGACGGTGTGCTGCGGGTCACCACCGCCGGGGCCGCGCAGGCCGCCGGCGTGCTCGATCGGCTGCCCGATGGCGTGTGCCCCGGCGACTGGTACATGGATTACCGCAACGCCGACGGCTCGACCGCGCAGATGTGCGGCAACGGCGTGCGGGTGTTCGCCCACTACCTGCGTGCCAGCGGGCTGGAGACGCGCGACGAGTTCGTGGTCGGCTCCCTGGCCGGACCCCGGCCGGTGACCCTGCACCACGTCGACCAGACCAACGCCGACGTCACCGTCGACATGGGCAAGGCGAATGTGCTCGGCCGCGGCGAAGCTACGGTCGGCGGCAGGCGATTCGCCGGAGTGGCGGTCGACGTGGGCAACCCGCACCTGGCGTGCGTCGATCCGCAACTGACCGCCACCGCGCTGGCCGCCCTGGACGTCGCGGCGCCGGTCACCTTCGATACCGCGCAATTCCCCGAAGGTGTCAACGTCGAGGTTCTCACCGCCCCCGCCGACGGCATGGTCACCATGCGCGTCCACGAACGTGGTGTCGGCGAGACCCGGTCGTGCGGCACCGGAACGGTCGCGGCCGCCGTCGCGGCGCTGGCATCCGAGGGTGCGCAGACCGGAACCCTGACCGTGCGCGTTCCCGGCGGCGACGTCGTCGTCACCGTCACCGAGGCCACCAGCTTCCTGCGCGGGCCGTCGGTGCTGGTGGCCCGCGGCGAGCTCGACGACGCCTGGTGGGACTCACCGGCCTGA
- the recA gene encoding protein RecA has product MAQAPDREKALELAMAQIEKSYGKGSVMRLGDEVRQPISVIPTGSIALDVALGIGGLPRGRVIEIYGPESSGKTTVALHAVANAQAAGGVAAFIDAEHALDPDYAKKLGVDTDSLLVSQPDTGEQALEIADMLIRSGALDILVIDSVAALVPRAELEGEMGDSHVGLQARLMSQALRKMTGALNNSGTTAIFINQLREKIGVMFGSPETTTGGKALKFYASVRMDVRRIETLKDGTNAVGNRTRVKIVKNKVSPPFKQAEFDILYGRGISREGSLIDMGVDQGFIRKAGAWFTYEGEQLGQGKENARNFLMENSEVANEIEKKIKEKLGIGAVVTDDSVLPAPVDF; this is encoded by the coding sequence ATGGCACAAGCCCCTGACCGCGAGAAGGCTCTCGAACTGGCGATGGCCCAGATCGAGAAGAGTTACGGCAAAGGCTCGGTGATGCGCCTCGGCGACGAGGTGCGTCAGCCGATTTCAGTCATCCCGACGGGGTCCATCGCGCTGGACGTCGCGCTGGGCATCGGCGGCCTGCCCCGTGGCCGGGTCATCGAGATCTACGGCCCGGAGTCCTCGGGTAAGACCACCGTGGCACTGCACGCGGTGGCCAACGCCCAGGCAGCCGGCGGCGTCGCGGCGTTTATCGACGCCGAGCATGCGCTGGACCCGGATTACGCCAAGAAGCTCGGCGTCGACACCGATTCGCTGTTGGTCAGCCAGCCGGACACGGGGGAGCAGGCACTTGAGATCGCCGACATGCTGATCCGTTCGGGTGCGCTGGACATCCTGGTCATCGACTCGGTGGCGGCACTGGTGCCGCGCGCGGAGCTCGAAGGCGAGATGGGTGACAGCCACGTCGGGCTGCAGGCCCGGCTGATGAGTCAGGCGCTGCGGAAAATGACTGGTGCGCTTAACAATTCGGGCACCACGGCGATCTTCATCAACCAGTTGCGCGAAAAAATCGGAGTCATGTTCGGGAGTCCTGAGACGACCACCGGCGGCAAGGCGCTGAAGTTCTACGCGTCGGTGCGTATGGACGTGCGGCGGATCGAGACGCTCAAGGACGGCACCAACGCGGTCGGCAACCGCACCCGCGTCAAGATCGTCAAGAACAAGGTGTCACCGCCGTTCAAACAGGCCGAGTTCGACATCCTCTACGGCAGGGGTATCAGCAGGGAAGGTTCGCTGATCGACATGGGAGTGGATCAGGGCTTCATCCGCAAAGCCGGGGCCTGGTTCACCTACGAGGGCGAACAGCTCGGCCAGGGCAAGGAGAACGCCCGCAACTTCCTGATGGAGAACAGCGAAGTGGCCAACGAGATCGAGAAGAAGATCAAGGAAAAGCTCGGCATTGGTGCAGTGGTGACCGATGACAGCGTCCTGCCCGCCCCCGTCGACTTCTGA
- the recX gene encoding regulatory protein RecX, which translates to MCLRLLTARARTRAELAGQLAKKGYPDEVSHRVLDRLAAVGLVDDADFAEQWVRSRRANAGKSKRALAAELRTKGVDNEVITGVLGGIDAGAERAQAEQLIRTRLRREVLGGDDDIKVTRRLVGLLARRGYSQTVACEVVLAELAAERERRRV; encoded by the coding sequence TTGTGCCTGCGCCTGCTCACCGCGCGAGCACGTACCAGGGCCGAATTGGCCGGCCAACTGGCCAAGAAGGGCTATCCCGACGAGGTCAGCCACCGGGTACTCGACCGGCTGGCCGCCGTCGGGCTGGTTGACGATGCGGACTTCGCCGAGCAGTGGGTGCGGTCGCGGCGGGCGAACGCGGGTAAGAGCAAACGCGCGTTGGCTGCTGAGCTGCGTACCAAGGGCGTGGACAACGAGGTGATCACCGGGGTGCTCGGCGGGATCGATGCCGGTGCCGAGCGGGCGCAAGCCGAGCAGCTGATACGGACTCGGCTGCGCCGGGAGGTGCTGGGTGGCGACGACGACATCAAGGTGACTCGCCGGCTGGTCGGGCTGCTGGCCCGCCGCGGGTACAGCCAGACCGTCGCGTGCGAGGTGGTGCTGGCCGAGTTGGCCGCCGAACGGGAGCGTCGGCGGGTCTAG
- the miaB gene encoding tRNA-2-methylthio-N(6)-dimethylallyladenosine synthase, with the protein MTSTVVPGVAGAASDAVSAASARTYQVRTYGCQMNVHDSERLAGLLEAAGYQRAADEAEADIVVFNTCAVRENADNKLYGNLSHLAPRKRSNPDMQIAVGGCLAQKDRDVVLHKAPWVDVVFGTHNIGSLPTLLERARHNNAAQVEIAEALQEFPSSLPSARESAYAAWVSISVGCNNSCTFCIVPSLRGKEVDRSPADILAEVRSLVDDGVLEITLLGQNVNAYGVSFADPAIPRDRGAFAELLKACGDIDGLERVRFTSPHPAEFTDDVIEAMAQTPNVCPALHMPLQSGSDRILRAMRRSYRAERYLGIIERVRAAMPHAAITTDLIVGFPGETEEDFQATLDVVARARFAAAFTFQYSQRPGTPAAELPDQLPKAVVQERYLRLVDLQERISLEHNRALVGQTVELLVATGEGRKDASTARMTGRARDGRLVHFATSDRTQAVDSTGRVSGTDQVRPGDIVTVRVTDAAPHHLIADAGVLSHRRTRAGDAHAAGRKPSSGVGLGMPAVGLPLAPAQPAGCGQPGFGR; encoded by the coding sequence GTGACTTCGACGGTGGTACCAGGCGTTGCGGGCGCGGCGAGTGACGCCGTTTCCGCAGCGTCGGCGCGGACCTACCAGGTGCGTACCTACGGCTGCCAGATGAACGTCCACGACTCCGAGCGACTGGCGGGCCTGCTCGAGGCGGCCGGCTACCAGCGCGCGGCCGACGAGGCCGAGGCCGACATCGTCGTGTTCAACACCTGCGCCGTCCGGGAGAACGCCGACAACAAGCTCTACGGCAACCTCAGTCACCTGGCGCCACGCAAGCGCAGCAACCCCGACATGCAGATCGCCGTCGGCGGGTGCCTGGCGCAGAAGGACCGCGACGTTGTGCTGCACAAGGCGCCGTGGGTCGACGTCGTCTTCGGCACTCACAACATCGGCTCGCTGCCCACCCTGCTGGAACGCGCCCGGCACAACAACGCGGCACAGGTGGAGATCGCCGAGGCCCTGCAGGAGTTTCCGTCTTCGCTGCCGAGTGCTCGCGAATCGGCTTATGCCGCTTGGGTTTCCATCTCCGTGGGCTGCAATAACAGCTGCACGTTCTGCATCGTCCCGTCGTTGCGGGGCAAAGAGGTCGATCGCAGTCCCGCCGACATTCTGGCCGAGGTGCGCTCACTGGTGGACGACGGCGTCCTGGAAATCACCCTGCTGGGTCAGAACGTCAACGCCTACGGCGTCTCTTTCGCCGACCCCGCGATACCCCGCGACCGCGGCGCCTTCGCCGAACTGCTCAAGGCCTGCGGCGACATCGACGGCCTGGAGCGGGTCCGGTTCACGTCACCGCACCCCGCCGAGTTCACCGACGACGTGATCGAGGCGATGGCGCAGACACCGAATGTCTGCCCGGCGCTGCACATGCCGCTGCAGTCCGGATCGGATCGGATCCTGCGCGCGATGCGCCGTTCCTACCGCGCCGAGCGTTACCTCGGCATCATCGAACGGGTCCGGGCGGCGATGCCGCATGCCGCCATCACCACCGACCTGATCGTCGGATTTCCCGGCGAGACCGAGGAGGACTTCCAGGCCACCCTCGACGTCGTGGCCCGGGCTCGATTCGCGGCGGCATTCACCTTCCAGTACTCGCAGCGCCCCGGCACCCCCGCCGCTGAACTCCCGGATCAGCTACCGAAAGCCGTTGTGCAGGAACGCTATCTGCGTCTCGTCGACCTGCAGGAGCGGATCTCCCTCGAGCACAACCGCGCCCTGGTCGGCCAAACCGTCGAACTTCTGGTCGCCACCGGGGAGGGACGCAAGGACGCCAGCACGGCACGCATGACGGGCCGGGCGCGCGACGGCAGGCTGGTCCACTTCGCCACCAGCGACCGGACCCAGGCGGTCGACTCGACCGGGCGCGTGTCGGGAACCGACCAGGTGCGCCCCGGTGACATCGTTACCGTGCGAGTTACCGACGCCGCACCGCACCACCTTATTGCCGATGCCGGCGTCCTGAGCCATCGCCGCACCCGCGCCGGAGACGCGCACGCCGCGGGCCGCAAACCGAGCAGCGGGGTCGGCCTCGGCATGCCCGCGGTCGGGTTGCCGCTCGCCCCGGCCCAACCGGCCGGATGCGGTCAACCCGGCTTCGGTCGATGA
- the miaA gene encoding tRNA dimethylallyltransferase, whose product MRPLAIIGPTGTGKSQLALDVVDRLGGAAEIVNADAMQLYRGMDIGTAKLPVAQRRGIPHHQLDVLDVTETATVARYQQAAVADIEAIRARAAVPVVVGGSMLYIQSLLDDWSFPATDPAVRARWEQRLAEIGVARLHDELARRDPVAAAAILPTDGRRTVRALEVIELTGQPFAASAPRIGVPRWNTAIVGLDCDTTILDERLARRTELMFTEGLVDEVRTLLGRGLRDGVTAARALGYAQVIEALDAGGTAELLDDAQQQTFFGTRRYVRRQRSWFRRDHRVHWIDATAADAVDQTLRAWQRSG is encoded by the coding sequence ATGAGACCGCTGGCGATCATCGGCCCGACCGGCACCGGCAAATCGCAACTTGCGCTCGACGTCGTGGACCGGTTGGGCGGCGCGGCGGAGATCGTCAACGCCGACGCGATGCAGCTCTACCGCGGCATGGACATCGGGACCGCCAAGTTGCCGGTCGCCCAGCGCCGCGGCATCCCGCACCACCAGCTCGACGTCCTCGACGTCACCGAAACCGCCACCGTTGCCCGCTATCAGCAGGCGGCCGTCGCCGACATCGAGGCGATCCGGGCCCGGGCGGCCGTCCCGGTCGTGGTCGGCGGGTCGATGCTCTACATCCAATCCCTGCTGGACGACTGGTCCTTCCCGGCGACCGATCCGGCCGTACGCGCCCGCTGGGAACAACGGCTGGCCGAGATCGGGGTGGCCCGGCTGCACGACGAACTGGCCCGCCGGGATCCCGTCGCGGCCGCGGCGATTCTGCCCACCGACGGCCGGCGCACGGTGCGGGCGCTGGAGGTAATCGAGCTCACCGGGCAGCCGTTCGCCGCGTCCGCGCCGCGCATCGGTGTCCCCCGGTGGAACACCGCGATCGTTGGGTTGGATTGTGACACAACGATTCTCGACGAACGCCTGGCGCGGCGCACCGAGCTGATGTTCACCGAAGGGTTGGTCGACGAGGTGCGGACGCTACTCGGTCGCGGCCTGCGCGACGGCGTCACCGCCGCCCGCGCGCTGGGTTACGCGCAAGTCATCGAGGCACTGGACGCCGGCGGAACCGCCGAACTACTCGACGACGCGCAGCAGCAGACCTTTTTCGGCACCAGGCGCTATGTGCGACGGCAACGATCGTGGTTTCGCCGCGACCACCGCGTGCATTGGATCGATGCGACCGCGGCCGACGCGGTCGATCAAACGCTGCGGGCCTGGCAACGCTCAGGCTGA